A genomic segment from Oncorhynchus keta strain PuntledgeMale-10-30-2019 chromosome 7, Oket_V2, whole genome shotgun sequence encodes:
- the LOC127931163 gene encoding uncharacterized protein LOC127931163 isoform X1 gives MGFKGTIYPRGVLMVLKPAIQTLFCHLAPRCPHGPQASHTDTLLPYRSQVSSWSSSQPYRHSSAIPLPGVLMVLKPAIQTLFCHTAPRCPHGPQASHTDTLLPYRSQVSSWSSSQPYRHSSAIPLPGVLMVLKPAIQTLFCHPAPRCPHGPQASHTDTLLPYRSQVSSWSSSQPYRHSSAIPLPGVLMVLKPAIQTLFCHPAPRCPHGPQASHTDTLLPSRSQVSSWSSSQPYRHSSAISLPGVLMVLKSAL, from the exons GTGTCCTCATGGTCCTCAAGCCAGCCATACAGACACTCTTCTGCCATCTCGCTCCCAGGTGTCCTCATGGTCCTCAAGCCAGCCATACAGACACTCTTCTGCCATACCGCTCCCAGGTGTCCTCATGGTCCTCAAGCCAGCCATACAGACACTCTTCTGCCATACCGCTCCCAG GTGTCCTCATGGTCCTCAAGCCAGCCATACAGACACTCTTCTGCCATACCGCTCCCAGGTGTCCTCATGGTCCTCAAGCCAGCCATACAGACACTCTTCTGCCATACCGCTCCCAG GTGTCCTCATGGTCCTCAAGCCAGCCATACAGACACTCTTCTGCCATACCGCTCCCAGGTGTCCTCATGGTCCTCAAGCCAGCCATACAGACACTCTTCTGCCATCCCGCTCCCAGGTGTCCTCATGGTCCTCAAGCCAGCCATACAGACACTCTTCTGCCATACCGCTCCCAGGTGTCCTCATGGTCCTCAAGCCAGCCATACAGACACTCTTCTGCCATACCGCTCCCAGGTGTCCTCATGGTCCTCAAGCCAGCCATACAGACACTCTTCTGCCATCCCGCTCCCAGGTGTCCTCATGGTCCTCAAGCCAGCCATACAGACACTCTTCTGCCATCCCGCTCCCAGGTGTCCTCATGGTCCTCAAGCCAGCCATACAGACACTCTTCTGCCATCTCGCTCCCAGGTGTCCTCATGGTCCTCAAGTCAGCCCTCTAA
- the LOC127931163 gene encoding uncharacterized protein LOC127931163 isoform X2: MGFKGTIYPRGVLMVLKPAIQTLFCHLAPRCPHGPQASHTDTLLPYRSQVSSWSSSQPYRHSSAIPLPGVLMVLKPAIQTLFCHPAPRCPHGPQASHTDTLLPYRSQVSSWSSSQPYRHSSAIPLPGVLMVLKPAIQTLFCHPAPRCPHGPQASHTDTLLPYRSQVSSWSSSQPYRHSSAIPLPGVLMVLKPAIQTLFCHPAPRCPHGPQASHTDTLLPSRSQVSSWSSSQPYRHSSAISLPGVLMVLKSAL; this comes from the exons GTGTCCTCATGGTCCTCAAGCCAGCCATACAGACACTCTTCTGCCATCTCGCTCCCAGGTGTCCTCATGGTCCTCAAGCCAGCCATACAGACACTCTTCTGCCATACCGCTCCCAGGTGTCCTCATGGTCCTCAAGCCAGCCATACAGACACTCTTCTGCCATACCGCTCCCAGGTGTCCTCATGGTCCTCAAGCCAGCCATACAGACACTCTTCTGCCATCCCGCTCCCAGGTGTCCTCATGGTCCTCAAGCCAGCCATACAGACACTCTTCTGCCATACCGCTCCCAGGTGTCCTCATGGTCCTCAAGCCAGCCATACAGACACTCTTCTGCCATACCGCTCCCAGGTGTCCTCATGGTCCTCAAGCCAGCCATACAGACACTCTTCTGCCATCCCGCTCCCAGGTGTCCTCATGGTCCTCAAGCCAGCCATACAGACACTCTTCTGCCATACCGCTCCCAGGTGTCCTCATGGTCCTCAAGCCAGCCATACAGACACTCTTCTGCCATCCCGCTCCCAG GTGTCCTCATGGTCCTCAAGCCAGCCATACAGACACTCTTCTGCCATCCCGCTCCCAGGTGTCCTCATGGTCCTCAAGCCAGCCATACAGACACTCTTCTGCCATCCCGCTCCCAGGTGTCCTCATGGTCCTCAAGCCAGCCATACAGACACTCTTCTGCCATCTCGCTCCCAGGTGTCCTCATGGTCCTCAAGTCAGCCCTCTAA